The Humulus lupulus chromosome 7, drHumLupu1.1, whole genome shotgun sequence region GTGGATCCGAGCCCGAATGACTCGCCCATGCATTTATTCacattaattattgttttttgtttttttaatgagGTATGGGGCTCAGGCCTTCTcctataattctaattaatattCTAATAATACAATTAAGTGTCTTGccaaaatgatttattttttaaagttattttgcattctagcatagttttaataattttttgcaaaataacctCTCATAATTTTGATAGGTAGTCGAAAAATTAAAACAAccggtcgaaaattttagaccgctggtcgaaaaatttaaataactggtcgaattttagacagatgccattttgcaaaaaattatcaaaagtaggccaGAGTACAAAACCACTTAAAAAAGAGGTTATTTTCATCAATTTCTCATATTATAATGGAGAATTGCTAACTACCCCACCGGTGACATTACACTGATGCCCAACtgttattggtgcaatccaatacTACACGTGAGGAGCTACTACTACTCAGCATAAGGAGTTGATATACCGTTATTGATGCAATCTAATACTACTACTCACTACAGGAAGATGACATACTTTTATCAGTGCAGTCTAATATTACCTAAGGATATATATACGACGTCAGTATTTGGTGTTCAACGTCGATTACTTTTCGTTGTCGGGAGAGAAGAGGAGGAGAAGAGATGAGAGAGGGATGGGGGACATAGGGCTTTTTTGGTTGCCTAAGTTCGAGGAACGGATCaattttgtgattttatttatgttaattttttttatatatatatatatatattatttaatcaccatattttttaatttttttatggtcAACTTACTATATTTTGtgcttttttcttcttccatatTTATATAAAGTTGTCTTTAATAAAACAAGAACAATACAATTCTTAACCTTTTGTATATATAGATTTCAATAAAACCTTGATAAATAGGGGCACTAAGTTACATTTTTACCACTATTTAGTATTTGTATGTAAAGAGGATATCCAATTTCACAAACCATTAAATTTTATCAAAATCTCTAACTTTTTTGAGTACTTAAAACAACAAGaataactcatatgacataaGAATACGAAATTAGCAGCGACTTTTGCTTAAGTAGTTTTGAGAAAATGACACCAAAATAActtatttacaaatataccactTTTTTCTACACTCTCTGTTTTGGGTCAGCCCAGCCCAGCCCAACCCAACCAAATACTAATCCTAAACCTGAAAGCATCTTCATATTTCGTTTTTCCTTCTCTCTCTACGCTCCACCATCACGATCTCTCTCTCTTGCGATCTCAGCCAAGAAGTCGCCGCCGACGCCGTTTTCCGCCGTTTTCCGCCGAGTCCAGGTAATTTTAtgatttgttttgttttcttttctcaggttatgttttttttgtttcttattcATGGATTTGTGCTCCTGTGCTGTGAATTGGGGGAAAATATTAGGTCAATCTCTTTCTCTCACGTCTTTCATCTCAACAACAAAGATGGCTTCTTCTTCTTATTGTTTAAATTTATTCTTCCAATGCTCTTGAATTTAATTTATGGTTTCCAATTTAAATTAGGGTAAACTTGTCCCACTCGGTTGTTGTTCGTCTCGTATCGTTACTTtttgattttaattcaaaataagaaGATTTATTGATAATTTTATTGGTAAAATTAGAGCCTTTTTGGCATACAGTCTGAAATTCAACTTTTTTATTCTTTGATGTATGATGATGTTTTATTCTTTGTTTTCATGTTGCTCGTTCTCTTTATAAAAAGTTTTTTGATACCAAGTTTATCAACAGTAAAAATAGTATCCCAATACATATATATAGCTGGTAGTATAATCATTGTATTAAATATATTGAGTAATCAATATTATTCATTGTTATGATTTTAATTTGTAGTGATTTTAGGAATATTTGTTGTATTTTCATGAGTTTTGATACGTGCCCATCATACGTTTGTAATAATGTTTAAATGAAAATATAGGTTTATTATAGTAGTTTTATAATTCTATCTACATGATTTCTTTGTGAGTTTGTTTTGAACAGTATATTCGAGGGGGTATTATTCTTTCTGCCCCTTTGGGCCTTGACGGATTTGATGATGAGAAAGTTTTTTTTTGTCTTTACTGAATGATATGAACCGAAATCTGAAAATTGCTATTAAGCCTTCTCCATTGAAATGCAATCCAAATAGATACAAGAAATGAAGGATAGAAGGGGAAATTCAAGGATCCCTTAAGCCTCCCAAAGAATTCTAGAGAATCCCCGAAGTTTACAAAACAATCCGCACCTTTTTACTCGGCCCACACACTAGTTATACACCCAACTGTCTCTATTCctcatacaaaaaaattattatataagcTTGCCCCATGTCCTCTCTAACTAAAGCTCCTAATACATGTCTTAAGAGCCAGGTAACACTCATTCTTAACATTACACAGCTAACACCCCATTCCTGAGTCCTGACATCTTAGTAGATTCGTTTCTGTTTGTTTCCTTTTGTTTTGTCTCCTTAGGAAGTCACTCAATGATTTTTGTCAATGAACAAAACCACCCATATGGACCAATGTTTAAAAAAGCGGTTTTGAGGCGGAAAAAAAACGCACCAAGGCATGCGCCTTGCTTAGCAGAGGTGAGGCGTACGCCTCACTACAGTGAGGCGCTGAGTTGAGGCGGACGCCTCAGGGGTGTATTTCGTAATGGGCTTTTTTATGCCCAAAAAGACCCAAAATAAAAAACTGGTCTAaataagccaaaaaaaaaaaacttattaaaaCTTATCTTAAATAGACCCAAACCcaataaaacttaaaacttatattttaacaagcccaataaaacttaaaacaaataaaattacaaacccTAACAGCTCACTCACTCAGCTTCTCCTCTTCCTCTCGTTCATCTCCTCTCCTCTGCCTTTTGTTCATCTACTCAGCCCAGAAACCTGCCTAGAGCTGCCGAAccagagaaaggaaaaaaaaaacgaaaCCAGCCTGCCCTCCTCTCTGCATAGCTGCTGAAGCTTCTTTCCATAGTAGACTCCAGCTTCTATGTTTGAGTACATTTTATGACATTTCTTATTCTATGTTTGAGTTTTATAAGACACATTGATCTTACTTTATGTCTTTAGATGTTATAAaagtatatttttaattaaatattagagGCGTACACCTCGCCTCACAAAAACAAAACGCCTTGAGGTGTAAAAGCGGTATTTTAAACATTGTTATACATTAGTGTGTTGTTCCAAAATGAGTGTTGCTTGAGAAATTTGATTGTAGGGTTGTGTGTTTACCTATTTGGTGATTTAATTGTTGACAATAAATAGGGAATGCTCAGTAAACAATCTTATAGTTTTTATTAAATACCATCCAATGGTAGCTTTAGAACAATGTTTTGTGCCAAAGTTGAACTTGGTTGGGATGTTCCTAGTTTTGACGAGCATGGTGTAGTTTTTTTAGCTACTGTTTCATGATAGAATTACATGGCAATACTGTGTTACAGGATGACAGAAATCAGCGAACAACCTTTCAGACCACGCGAGAAGCTCATCGAGAAGCAAAAGTACTTTCAAAACGTCCACAAGTACACACACCTCAAGGGACCAATGGATAAGATCACCTCTGTTGCAATCCCTCTTGCTTTGGCAGGCACATCGCTGTATCTTATCGTAAGTTCTCTGATATACGATTTCGAGTTAGAATTGTTGACTATTGTCATGAAGGAATGAATGGATACATATGTATGTCTGTTTCAGGGTCGGGGTATCTACAACTTGTCACATGGGATTGGAAAGAAAGAATGAGACTGAGAAAATTTGGTTAGCTACATAAGGTCTTGAAGCATTGTTCATCCAGCTGCTGAGAATGTGAGACtggagttgtttttttttttggtcatttgttccttCCTGtgctttatttttaataatttgctTAAGAGCAGAATCCTTTGGTCTCAATGGAAATTGAATCTGGATATGATAGTTTGTGTTTACCTCATTATTGTTCTTACACTTATTCTAGTCATCTAAACATAAACAAATCATTTGACATTTTCTTCTTTCTGAAATTAAGAATAATAGGGAGGAATTCTTTTAGTTTGAGGCTGGGCTAGCTTAAGTCATTTGGTCAAAAAAAGTAAGTAATCAATTTGATTTTGATGTTTCTAATCATAAAGGTAACATATAATTAATTT contains the following coding sequences:
- the LOC133789332 gene encoding uncharacterized protein LOC133789332, with product MTEISEQPFRPREKLIEKQKYFQNVHKYTHLKGPMDKITSVAIPLALAGTSLYLIGRGIYNLSHGIGKKE